GGAAGCGAAGCCGCACGCGCAGTCGCTGCTGCAGAAGCTCGAAGCCGGCGAGGCGATCGTGCTCGGCGACCTGCAAACGAAGCTGCGCGCACTCGTGGGAGCGCTGTAACGCATGACCCGAGTCGAGCCCGCCCGCGCCGTCGATTGGTTCCGCGTCCTCGAAGACGTGCGGCGGGCCGACTACATCCTGAGCGACACGACGCTCACGTCCGCCGACTTCATGGCCGTGCAGATGCTGCAGGACGGCAAGCTGTCGGGTCACTGGCTCGGCTTCACGTGGGTGCCGTACGAAGCGCTCGCGACGAACGGCACGGTGAAGACCACGTGCGCGTATGCGAAGTCGTCGACGCAGTTCGGTGTCGGCCTGAACCGCGACATCGACATCGGCCCGCGCCGTGACAAGCGCAACGCGATCCAGATCTACATCGGCGAGTCGTACGGCGCAGTGCGCACGGACGAGAAGAAGGTCGTGACGATCGACTACCAGTTCTGAGCGTGATGTGACGGGCGGCGCCACGCGTCGCTCTGCATCGATCTCGACACGAAACAGGAGCACATCATGGCAGAAACCAACTCGGTACAGATGGCGAAGGTTCTCGGCGCGCCGAATGCGAAGCTGCAGCCGAACGAGACCGGCGGCCGCTCGCGGATCATGTTCGGCCAGGTCACGTCCGTCGCAGGCGCGATCAACGACACGATCTACTTCGGCCGCATCCCGGGCGGCTCGCGCATCACGGGCGTGACGATCAACAACGCAGCGGGCACGGCTTCGTCCACGCTCGCGATCGGCGTTCGCAAGACGAGCGACAAGTCGGATGCGGTGCCCGCAGGTCTCTCGGCTGCGACGGCAATCAACGCGGCGCAGGGCGTTTCGGCGCTGACCGGCTCGCTAGTGAATAACGGGCAGACGTACATCACGCCGTACGAAAGCGACGTCTACGGCACGATCGCGGGCGCCGCGACGCCGGCATCGCCGGGCCAGCTGATCGCTGTCACGGTCCACTACGTGAACGACTGACCCGCGCCATCCCGGCGCGGTTGTGACGGATGCCGGGGGCGCTTGCTCCCGGCTTTTTTGTGGTTCATCGCGGAATCCCGGGGAACGCGGCGCGGATCTTGAGGAAGAAGTATTGCTCGTCGCGGTACCCGTAAGCTCGGCGCTTGATGACCTTGATCGTGTTGTTGATGCCTTCGACGACGCTGGTATTGAGCGGATGGCGGCAGCGGGCCACGATTCCGTGCCAGTAACCCTGCAAGCGCTGGGCGAACTTTTGCAAGGCGGCGATCCCGCTTTGCTGAGCCTGTTCGAACCATTGCCCCCAAGCCTTTTCCGCGCAGGCCGGCTTGCGGTAGAACCAGAGCCGTTTGAGCTCGTCGCGCAGCACATAGACGCATAACAGCGACTGATTGGCCGCCAGCAGTTCCTTCAGATGCACGGCCTGTTCTGGCTTCAGGTTATGACGGTTGCGCAGCAGCAACCAGCGACTGGACTTCAGAACCTTGCGGGCCGGCTTGTCATGTCGCAGTTGGTTGGCCTGATCCACCCGTACCCGATCGATCACCTCGCGACCGTACTTGGCCACGACGTGGTACAGGTCAAAGACGATTTCCGCCTGCGGGCACTGTTCCTTGATCTCCAGCTCATAGGCCGTGGTCATGTCGATTGCGACCGCTTCGATGCGCTCGGCCACGCCTTCGGGGAGTTGTTCGAAGAAGGCGCGCGCCGTCTCGCGTGACCGTCCGGGCCCAACCCAGAGGACCTGCCGGCCGATCGGATCAACCACCACCGTGGCGTAGCGATGGCCTTTATGGAGCGCGAACTCGTCCATCGCCAGATAACGGATCGTCGACCAGTCCGGTTCGGCCACGCGCGCGCGCAAGCGCATCTTGTCGATCGATTTGACCGTGTGCCAGCCCAGATCGTAGAAGGCCGCCACGGCCTGTACGCTGGCGGCCTGCAGCAACTTCTCGCAGGCCTGGGCAAACCGCTCCGTCACCCGCTGGTAGCGGCCCAGCCAGTCCAGCTTCTCCAGCCGCGCTGCGCCGCAGCGTTCGCACCAGACTCGGCGTCGAGGCACGTGCAGCACCACCCGGTACTCGAACAACGGCAGATCACGTACCCGCCGTACGGTCGTTTCATGAATCTGCTGGCAACGCGCACCGCATTGCTCGCAGTACATGATCCGACTGACCGGCTTCAGGTAGAGCGACAGCGTGCGGCTATCGCCCTGCGGCCACTCCACCCGCTCCAGCCGATAGCCTGTCCAGCAACCTAGTGCCTGAAGTGCCTTGCGATCGAGCAATTCCGCCTCCTGACATCCATAAAATCAGGCGTCAGGTTACGCAATCGTTCTCCAAGGCTCCACGGTTTTCTGCGATGAACCTTTTTTGTTTGAGGACCGACCATGACCAGCAGCATTTCGATCTGCTCGAACGCATTGCTCCAGCTCGGCGACAAGCCGATCGCATCTTTCACAGAGCCGACCGACCGCGCGATGGTCTGCTCGAACCTGTATCCGGAAGTGCGTGATGCGGTGCTGCGCGCACATCCGTGGAACTCGTGCACGAAGCGCGTCGTGCTCGCGCCGCTCGCCGACGCGCCGGCATTCGATTACCCGTATCAGTTCCAGTTGCCGTCCGACTGGCTGAAGACGATACAGGTCGGCAGCGCGCGGTGCCCCCTGAACTTCACGGCAGAGGGGCAGCGCATCCTCACGTTCGTCCAGGCGCTGCCGTTGGTCTACATCTTCCGCAACGAGATTGAGACCACGTGGGAATCGACGCTCGTCGACGTGGTCACGGCCGCGATGAAGATGCGCCTCGCGTATCCGATCACGCAATCGGCCGCGATGACGCAAACCGCGACTACCGAGTTCTCGACGATCCTGAAGCAGGCGAAGGCGATCAACGGGCAGGACGACGATACCGAAACGATCGGCGATTTTCCGCTGCTGGAGTCGCGTCTGTCGAGCTACACGACTGCGCCGGGCCGCGCGCCGGGGCGGTAAGTCATGGCAAAAATCACCACGATCCAGTCGAACCTGAACGCCGGCGAGCTGTCGCCGCCGCTCGAAGGACACATCGATCTCGACCGTTACGCGAATGGTGTGAAGACGATGCTGAACGCGATTCCGCAGATCGAGGGCGGCGCTCGGCGCCGGTTCGGCTTTCGCCAGGTGGCGGCCACGAAAACGACCGGTGCGACGCGGCTCGTGCCGTTCGTATTCAGCAAGTCGCAGGCGTACTTTGTCGAACTCGGCGACGCCTATGCGCGGTTCTATACCGACAGCGGCCAGATTCAGCAAAGCGGCGTGCCGATCGAACTGGCAACCCCGTGGTCGGCGTCGCAGCTGTTCGAACTCGAATACACGCAGAACAGCGACACGATGTTCATCGCGCACCGTCACGACCAACGGCGCGCACGGGTACGTGGTCGGCACGCGCGTTGTTCTGTCCGGGTTCCAGGGCTCGGGCATCGATGGGCTATACACCGTATCCTCGGTGCCGAGCGACTTCACGTTCACGTTCAGCTTCGGCGGCCAACTGATCTCCGGCGGCACGCTTGGCGCAGTCTATGAGTACGGTGTTGGTCAGGCGTGGCGAGCGCAGGACGTCGGAAGCTACGTCGAGATCAATGGCGGTCTCGTGCAACTCATCGCGTTCGAGAGCGCGTCTCGAATCTTTGGCGTGATCAAGCGCGAACTCGCGTCGACCCTGACTGCCCCTGCTTCGGGTTGGGCGTTGAAGTCCTCGATGTGGAATTCGATCGATGGATATCCGGCGGCCGTGAGCCTCTTCAAGCAGCGCCTGTACGCGGCCGGCTCGACCGGCTATCCGATGCGCGTGTGGGCGAGCGGCATCGGCCTATACCTCGACTTCACGCCGGGCACGAAAGACGGCGAGGCATTCGGGTACGACATGGCATCCGATCAGGTGAACCAGACCGTGCACCTGGCATCAGCGAAGATCCTCGCGGCCCTCACGCAGGGCGAGGAATTCACAGTGACCGGCGGCAGCGCGGGCGCGATCACGCCGACCAACATCAACGTCGACAGCCAGTCGGTCTACGGATGCGCGCGCGCGCGGCCGGTGCGCGTCGGCAACGAGATCGTGTACGTGCAGCGTGCCGGGAAGAAGGTCCGCGCGATGACGTACGACCTGAACACGGATGCGTACCGATCACAGAACCTCACGCGTCTGGCCGCGCACGTGACCGAGTCGGGCATCGTCGACGTCGCGTTCCAGGCAGAGCCGACGCCGGTCGTGTGGATGGTGCGCGCCGATGGCGTGCTCGTCTCGATGACGTACGACCGCGACGAGAACGTGTGCGGGTTCGCGCGGCATGTGACGGACGGCCTGTTCAAGTCGGTCTGTTGCATCCCCGGGGATGAGGGAGACGTGCTATTCGCGGTCGTGCAGCGCACGATCAACGGCGCGACGGTGCAGTACGTCGAGCGACTCGACGCCGCAGTTCAGACGGATTCCGCAATCGTCGGAACAAGCGACACTGGCGGCGAGGTATGGACGAATCTCGGTGCACTGGAGGGCAAGACGTGCGACGTGAAGGCCGACGGCGTCTACATGGGGCAGTTCACGGTTACGGGCGGTCAGGTGACGCTGCCGCGCACCGCGAAACTGTTCGAGATCGGCCTGCATTACGACAGCACGATCGTCACGCTGACGCCGAACTTGTCAGGCGGCCTCGGCACGTCGCAGGGCAACCAGCAGCGCACCGGCCGCGTGATCCTGCGCTTTCTCAACAGCATCCGCTGCCTCGTCAACGGCCAGATCATTCCGTTCCGCGAGTTCGGCGAGAAGGTGCTCGACAAGGCGCCGCAACCCTTTACCGGCGACAAGGACATCACGGAGTTCGGATGGGGTGCGTCGTCCGAAATCACGCTCACGCAGGACCAGCCTTACGACTGGTACGTCCTCGCGATCCTGCGCCACTTCACCGTCAACACGGGCTGATCATGATCCGCAACGCTACGTGATCGCGCCAGTGGTCGACAGCATCGCAATGGTGCGCCTGACACCCGGCACCGTAACCGCCGTTTTTGCGCTCGGTTACGACGTGGCCGGCGACGGCGGTGGTGGCGATTACTATCCCGACCGCGGCGACACGTCGACCCCTGACGACGGAGGCTCGTGCCTCATTTCATCGATCGACGGCACGCGTTTCAAGCTGCGTAGCCACAGCTTTATTTCATCGAAGCAGATGGGTGTCTTTCCGACGAAGTCGCCGGCATGGAACACGCAGCAGATGCAGAACGGGCTCAACACCGCGTTCGGCAAGTTCCTTTTCGACTGCCGCACGAACAGCGACATCATCAAGATCAACGGCCCGTTGACGGTCCCAATTCAGAAGGAGATCGCGAGCAATACGCGATGGGCGGGCACGCTGCAGCAGACCGCGCTTGATCAGCCGATCTTCGTCGTGCCGGCGGGGAGCTCCGACGTCAGCATCAACGACATCCACCTGTCCTACGACGGAACGCCGGTAAGTGGTGCCGACGCGATCCAGCTCAACGGTTGTTTCGCATTCGCCGCGCGGAACATCTGGATCTCTTCGTGCTGGAACGGCATCTTCGCGAACCTCGGCGGAAACCATGAGCTTTTCGGGCTGCGCATCTTCGGCTAGGGCGTGTTCACACTATCGAAGGGCTTCGATAATCAGGGCGAAGTTGATAAAGGCAATGAACATCAAGTCGAGTTTGTCGAAGCGCGAGAAGATGCGACGAAAACCCTTCAATCGACGGAACAGCCGCTCGACTTCGTTACGACGCTTGTACATTTCCCGGTCGTATTCCCAAGGCTCGACGCGCGTACTCAACGGAGGGACGACCGGGATGAAGCCGAGATCGAGCGCGAGTTGTCGGGTTTCGTTACCTTCGTACGCCTTGTCCATCAGCAGGTGCAGCGGCCGATTCGGCGGCCCCAGGCGTTCGAGCAGTGCACGTCCCTGCGGCGCATCGCCGGCTTGACCGGGCGACAGTGCGAACGTTATGGCTGTTCGAGCATCCGCGGCAACCATATGAATCTTGGTTGTCCATCCTCCGCGAGACTTGCCGATGGCTTGAGGTCCATTTTTTTTAACGCACCGGTGCCGTCAGGATGAACCTTCACGATCGTGCTATCCAGCGATACCGCTTCAATCCGAACGCGAATGATCTGCGCGCGCTGCAACTCCGTGAACACTCGGTCCAGTACACCGTTGCGAGACCAACGGTTCATGCGCGTGTAGATCGTGTGCCAGCGGCCGAAACGTGGTGGCAGGCCGCGCCATTTACATCCGTGCTCGGCCACATAAAGGATCGCGTTGAGCACTTGCAGGTTCGACAGGCTCACATTGCCACGCTGTCGCGGCAGGCAATGTTCGATCTGCTTGAATTGGGCTTCGGAGATTTCCATCTCCGAAGCATAACCTCAAACTAATGTAGTGTGAACACGCCCTACGAGGATTGCGCGGTGCTGCTGTCCGCATGCGGCGACGTCAACGTGACGCAGTTCCGCTTTCACGCGAACGACAGCATCAAGGGAAGGCTCGGCGGTATCCGTTTGCAGGGGCCTGTCGAGGGGTGACGGCTACGATCTGCTCGGTCACTCGACGCCGTCGCGGCCACAGTACTTCAAGAAGGCGGACGAGGACTACGGCGCGTATCCCGAGGTCGACGACCCGGCGTTACCGCTTCATTCCATGCAGGCGGGCCGCTACCGCGCGACGGCGGGGACGTGGGCGGCCTACCTGACTGGGAAGGGCGCGCGCGCCTTCGCGCCGGTCGAGCAGGATCGATACGCGCTCGAACTGCTCGCGGCGAGCGGCGCGCTCGCGCTGATCGATGCGGGGCGCCTCGCGGACGCGCTGGCATGCGCCGCGGTCACATGGTCAACGCTCGGTGGCGTCCACGAGGATCGGGATGTGCAATTGCGCGCAGCATACGCGCGCGCCGGCGGCCAGATTGTGGAGTGAAAGGCGATGAGCGACTACGATCCGGTGAAGCTCAAACTAGAACTCACGAACGACGAAGGGCGCCGCGCGCGCATCTATACCGACACCGTCGGCAAGGTCAGTGGCGGCATCGGGCGGAATCTGACCGACAAGGGGTTTCGCGACAACGAGATCGATCTGATGTATCAGAACGATGTGGTCGAAACTGAGGTGTGGCTTGATCGCAATCTATCGTGGTGGCGCCAGCTTGATCCCGTGCGCCAGCGCGTGATGATGAATATGGCGTTCAACATGCAGGGCCGGTTGCTCGGGTTTCGCAATTTCCTTGCAGCAGCGCAACGTGGTGACTGGGCCATGGCGGCAGCGGAGATGCTCGACAGCCTGTGGGCAACGCAGGTCGGCGCGCGCGCGACGCGGCTCGCGAAGATGATGCGGGAGGGCGCATGATCTGGATCGATCCGCGATTCTGGCTCGCCGTGGTCGTCGCCGCCGTGATCGGTTCGGCGGGCGGCTACTTCAAAGGACACCGAGACGGCGTACGTGCGACGACGGCCGTCGAGCAAAAGGCAACTATGGCGGCTGTCGAGGCCGCGCGCGCGAGCCTATCCGAATGTTTGTGTGTGAGGCATAAACTGATGGCCAAGGAGCCACTTTATGCCACGCAAACGCAAGGAAGAAGTGACGATTGAACCGGGCAAGGGCTTGAACCTGGACCCGGAACTGATCAAGCAACTGGTACCCGGAACGCTGGATCGGGCAACGATCAACGAGCAGCTCGCCGCGCTCAAGAAAGCAATCTTCGAACGCGCGCTGGGCGGCGAACTGACCCACCACCTCGGCTACGAGAAGGGCGATGCCAAGCCGGCAGGCCGCACGAACCACCGCAACGGCACCAGCCGCAAGCGCATCACGACCGACGACGACCTGCTCGACGTCGAGATTCCGCGCGACCGAGAAGGCACCTTCGATCCGGTGCTGATCGCCAAGGGCGAGCGACGCTTCACCGGCTTTGACGACAAGATCATCGCGATGTACGCACGCGGCATGAGCGTGCGGGAGATTCAGGGTTTCCTGCTGGAGATGTACGGCATCGAGGTGTCGCCGGACTTCATCAGTACGGTGACCGATGCCGTGATCGACGAAGTGCGCGAATGGCAGCAGCGGCCGCTCGAGCCGATGTACCCGGTCGTGTTCTTCGACGCCTTGCGAGTCAAGATCCGCGACGAAGGCGTGGTCCGCAACAAGGCGATCTACCTGGCGCTGGGCGTGCGCCGCGACGGCACACGCGACGTGTTGGGCCTTTGGATCGAGCAGACCGAGGGGGCCAAGTTCTGGCTGCGGGTGGTGAACGACCTTAAGCTGCGCGGCGTGCAGGATATCCTGATCGCCGTGGTCGACGGCCTGAAGGGCTTCCCGGAAGCGATCAACACGGTGTTCCCGGAAACGACGGTCCAGACCTGCATCGTGCATCTGATCCGGAACTCACTGGACTTCGCCAGCTGGAAAGACAGGAAATCGGTCGCAGCGGCGCTCAAGGAGGTCTATCGGGCACCGTCGGCCGAAGCGGCCGCCGTGGCGCTGGAAGCGTTCGATACGAGCCCGTGGGGTACGAAATACCCTCCGATTGCCGCGCTCTGGCGCCGAGCCTGGGATCAGGTGATTCCGTTCTACGCCTTCGCGCCTGACATCCGGAAAATTGTATATACGACCAACGCGATCGAGTCGCTGCACATGCAGCTTCGGAAGATCATCAAGGCGCGCGGCCACTTCCCGTCGGACGAGGCCGCGCTCAAACTGATCTGGCTGGCGCTGCGCAACGTCGTTGCCAAGTGGACCGGCTCCCGGCACGATTGGAAGAGTGCCATGACTCAGTTCGCACTGCTTTACCCGGAACGATTCAACATTGGAGTCTGAATCTCAACCCGCCTCACACACGAAATTCCGGATACCCCCGCGCGCGCCGAAGAACAACGCCGCACCGCGGCACAATCGGAGATCGCAAACCATGCGAACCACCAACGCACGGCCGCTCTCGCGGATGCTTTTGCTGCTCGCGCTGCCGCTGGCAGCCTGCAGCAGCGCGTCGACCAGCTCGTCGCAGCCGCCCACCATCCCGCCGCTGCCGCCGGAAGCCCGGCAGCCGGCGACGCCCTCGATTTGCTTGCCGACGTGCTCGGCCGCGCTGACCAGCGCGCGGGCGAACTGGCAGAGTACGCTGACCGAGCCCGCATCGCCGGCCAGCAGTGCGAACGCGACTACGACGCGCTGA
Above is a window of Burkholderia thailandensis E264 DNA encoding:
- a CDS encoding glycoside hydrolase family protein produces the protein MSDYDPVKLKLELTNDEGRRARIYTDTVGKVSGGIGRNLTDKGFRDNEIDLMYQNDVVETEVWLDRNLSWWRQLDPVRQRVMMNMAFNMQGRLLGFRNFLAAAQRGDWAMAAAEMLDSLWATQVGARATRLAKMMREGA
- a CDS encoding phage capsid protein, whose protein sequence is MTRVEPARAVDWFRVLEDVRRADYILSDTTLTSADFMAVQMLQDGKLSGHWLGFTWVPYEALATNGTVKTTCAYAKSSTQFGVGLNRDIDIGPRRDKRNAIQIYIGESYGAVRTDEKKVVTIDYQF
- a CDS encoding ISL3-like element ISBma1 family transposase, yielding MLDRKALQALGCWTGYRLERVEWPQGDSRTLSLYLKPVSRIMYCEQCGARCQQIHETTVRRVRDLPLFEYRVVLHVPRRRVWCERCGAARLEKLDWLGRYQRVTERFAQACEKLLQAASVQAVAAFYDLGWHTVKSIDKMRLRARVAEPDWSTIRYLAMDEFALHKGHRYATVVVDPIGRQVLWVGPGRSRETARAFFEQLPEGVAERIEAVAIDMTTAYELEIKEQCPQAEIVFDLYHVVAKYGREVIDRVRVDQANQLRHDKPARKVLKSSRWLLLRNRHNLKPEQAVHLKELLAANQSLLCVYVLRDELKRLWFYRKPACAEKAWGQWFEQAQQSGIAALQKFAQRLQGYWHGIVARCRHPLNTSVVEGINNTIKVIKRRAYGYRDEQYFFLKIRAAFPGIPR
- a CDS encoding IS5 family transposase (programmed frameshift), translating into MEISEAQFKQIEHCLPRQRGNVSLSNLQVLNAILYVAEHGCKWRGLPPRFGRWHTIYTRMNRWSRNGVLDRVFTELQRAQIIRVRIEAVSLDSTIVKVHPDGTGAFKKNGPQAIGKSRGGWTTKIHMVAADARTAITFALSPGQAGDAPQGRALLERLGPPNRPLHLLMDKAYEGNETRQLALDLGFIPVVPPLSTRVEPWEYDREMYKRRNEVERLFRRLKGFRRIFSRFDKLDLMFIAFINFALIIEALR
- a CDS encoding IS256 family transposase, translating into MPRKRKEEVTIEPGKGLNLDPELIKQLVPGTLDRATINEQLAALKKAIFERALGGELTHHLGYEKGDAKPAGRTNHRNGTSRKRITTDDDLLDVEIPRDREGTFDPVLIAKGERRFTGFDDKIIAMYARGMSVREIQGFLLEMYGIEVSPDFISTVTDAVIDEVREWQQRPLEPMYPVVFFDALRVKIRDEGVVRNKAIYLALGVRRDGTRDVLGLWIEQTEGAKFWLRVVNDLKLRGVQDILIAVVDGLKGFPEAINTVFPETTVQTCIVHLIRNSLDFASWKDRKSVAAALKEVYRAPSAEAAAVALEAFDTSPWGTKYPPIAALWRRAWDQVIPFYAFAPDIRKIVYTTNAIESLHMQLRKIIKARGHFPSDEAALKLIWLALRNVVAKWTGSRHDWKSAMTQFALLYPERFNIGV